A window from Drosophila miranda strain MSH22 chromosome Y unlocalized genomic scaffold, D.miranda_PacBio2.1 Contig_Y2_pilon, whole genome shotgun sequence encodes these proteins:
- the LOC117192367 gene encoding uncharacterized protein LOC117192367: MRVDKSKTYDEFKGNFLKTFGRSNSTADVVLLLKETFFNPEKNSVMGYILRMEEIAMRADIEEKLTVQFIVDGFRDRSSSIALLYSASTIGKLKELARQYEALRKSTQTNFKRTGMTASGNDRSQVRCYNCSAHGHYASSCPAPKREKGSCFQCGSMQHQVKDCQQKPMPTQRSVGTASNPPMDDREENNIFVPIVNQRY; the protein is encoded by the exons ATGCGTGTCGACAAATCAAAGACTTACGACGAGTTTAAGGGAAACTTCCTAAAAACTTTTGGCCGCAGCAATTCAACTGCCGACGTGGTACTTCTGTTGAAGGAAACCTTTTTCAACCCGGAGAAAAACTCCGTAATGGGATATATTCTTCGCATGGAAGAAATTGCTATGCGTGCCGACATCGAAGAGAAATTGACAGTGCAGTTCATCGTTGATGGTTTTCGTGATCGATCTTCCAGTATCGCCTTATTGTATTCAGCGTCGACCATCGGAAAACTTAAGGAGCTAGCTCGACAATACGAGGCTTTGAGGAAGAGTACCCAGACGAATTTTAAGCGCACTGGGATGACCGCTTCCGGAAATGACCGGAGCCAGGTGCGCTGCTATAATTGTTCAGCACATGGCCATTATGCTTCATCGTGTCCCGCACCTAAGCGGGAGAAGGGATCGTGTTTCCAGTGTGGATCCATGCAGCACCAGGTGAAGGATTGCCAACAGAAGCCTATGCCAACCCAGCGATCCGTGGGTACAGCCAGCAACCCGCCAATGGACGACAGAGAGGAGAACAATATTTTTGTTCCTATTGTTAATCAG CGCTATTAA